A genomic window from Lycium barbarum isolate Lr01 chromosome 4, ASM1917538v2, whole genome shotgun sequence includes:
- the LOC132638029 gene encoding adenylate kinase 5, chloroplastic produces TVAPENPICANHTKLIILKAHFKSGASPNVFLWLAVNLVNICHCQFTLISLFFSSIAMITSVTMNFPFISTHNNYHNLSSNPKFSPICTNNSFSSSSVRLIWPISSNSLHLSSSSVYSKQLTVSRNVNQGIHLRKKHKMKVICGRSEPLKVMISGAPASGKGTQCELIVQKFGLVHISTGDLLRAELSAGTDIGNKAKEYMNSGRLVPDEIVTAMVTARLSREDAKEKGWLLDGYPRTLAQAETLEKLNIRPDIYIVLDVPDEILIDRCVDRRLDPLTGKIYHVTNFPPETEDIKARLITRPDDTEEKVKSRLQIYKQNAEAILPVYSNIMNKVDGNRGKDAVFAEIESLLSRVPKEEQDAGKLDKPAIISRQADMASLNKDWRGIPTRLNNIPHSREIREYFYTDVLRATQRAVNDGKTRLKIEISIPELNPSTDVYRIGTLMELIRVLALSFADDGKCVKVCIQGSMGDGALAGMPLQLKGSRQILEYMDWGDYGALGTFVNIGSIGGKEVGKQDDLFILVAPQNAVGNCIIDDMRAMTDAAGNRPVILVNPKLKDLPGSSGIMQTMGRDKRLEYAASFEMCYQFRLLFYAGTQYPIMGALRMSYPYPYELYKRVDESPGKEKYVSLATFAKRPSIDEMNDAFEGKSRNKEKKAEGFWGFLSGIL; encoded by the exons ACGGTGGCACCCGAAAATCCTATTTGTGCAAATCacaccaaacttattattctcaagGCCCATTTTAAAAGCGGGGCAAGCCCAAATGTATTTTTGTGGTTGGCAGTTAATCTCGTTAATATCTGCCACTGTCAGTTTACTCTTATTTCCCTCTTCTTTTCTTCCATTGCAATGATAACTTCAGTCACTATGAATTTTCCTTTCATATCTACTCATAATAATTATCACAATCTTTCTTCAAACCCAAAATTTTCTCCTATCTGTACAAATAATTCTTTTTCTTCATCATCAGTACGTTTAATATGGCCAATTTCTTCGAATTCACTCCATTTATCATCATCAAGTGTTTACTCGAAGCAACTGACCGTGTCTCGCAATGTCAATCAAGGGATCCATTTGAGGAAAAAGCATAAAATGAAG gtgATATGTGGCAGAAGTGAGCCTTTAAAGGTGATGATATCAGGTGCCCCTGCATCCGGTAAAGGGACTCAATGTGAATTGATTGTACAAAAG TTTGGGTTGGTGCACATATCAACTGGTGATCTTCTACGAGCTGAATTATCAGCTGGCACAGATATTGGAAATAAAGCCAAGGAGTACATGAACTCTGGTCGCCTGGTTCCTGATGAGATTGTAACAGCT ATGGTGACAGCACGATTATCAAGGGAAGATGCAAAAGAAAAAGGGTGGCTTCTGGACGGGTATCCACGAACGCTGGCCCAAGCAGAAACTCTGGAAAAGTTAAATATTAGACCGGATATCTATATCGTTCTTGAT GTTCCTGATGAGATTCTTATTGACAGATGTGTTGATCGAAGGCTAGATCCTCTGACGGGAAAGATATACCATGTTACTAATTTCCCTCCAGAGACCGAGGACATCAAAGCGAGGCTCATAACTCGTCCCGATGACACAGAGGAAAAG GTGAAATCACGTCTACAAATTTACAAACAAAATGCTGAAGCAATATTACCAGTTTACTCAAATATAATGAATAAG GTTGATGGGAACCGCGGTAAAGATGCAGTATTTGCAGAAATTGAATCATTATTGTCACGAGTGCCGAAAGAGGAACAAGATGCCGGAAAATTAG ACAAACCAGCAATTATCAGCAGGCAAGCTGATATGGCATCTTTGAACAAG GACTGGAGAGGAATACCAACTAGACTGAATAATATTCCTCACTCAAGAGAAATTAGGGAATATTTCTACACTGATGTGCTTCGGGCTACTCAAAGAGCTGTCAATGATGGGAAAACTCGATTAAAG ATAGAAATCAGTATCCCGGAGCTGAATCCTTCAACG GATGTTTATCGAATAGGTACTCTAATGGAACTCATCCGGGTACTTGCTCTTTCATTTGCTGACGATGGAAAGTGTGTCAAG GTTTGTATCCAAGGGTCTATGGGGGATGGTGCACTTGCAGGGATGCCATTGCAGCTTAAAGGAAGTCGACAAATATTAGAGTACATGGATTGGGGTGATTATGGTGCTTTGGGTACCTTTGTCAATATTGGTTCTATAG GTGGTAAGGAGGTTGGCAAACAAGATGACTTGTTCATTCTAGTGGCTCCCCAGAATGCCGTCGGAAATTGCATCATAGAT GATATGAGAGCTATGACTGATGCAGCCGGTAACCGACCAGTTATTCTTGTCAATCCAAAACTAAAG GATTTACCAGGTTCGAGTGGTATCATGCAA ACAATGGGTAGAGATAAAAGATTGGAGTATGCTGCATCGTTTGAAATGTGCTATCAATTCCGACTACTTTTCTATGCAGGAACACAATATCCTATTATGGGTGCACTAAG AATGTCATATCCATACCCTTACGAGTTATACAAGAGAGTGGATGAATCGCCGGGGAAGGAAAAATACGTATCCTTGGCAACATTTGCAAAGAGGCCAAGCATCGATGAAATGAACGatgcctttgaaggaaaatcAAG AAATAAAGAGAAAAAAGCAGAGGGATTTTG GGGCTTCTTGAGTGGCATACTTTAA
- the LOC132637034 gene encoding transmembrane 9 superfamily member 11-like, with the protein MGSFDKFKIWVLFICLISELCHGFYLPGSYPHKYGVGDFLTVKVNSLTSIDTELPYSYYSLPFCKPNEGVKDSAENLGELLMGDRIENSPYRFKMYTNETEVFLCQTKPLSGEEFKLLKERIDEMYQVNLILDNLPAIRYTKKENYFLRWTGYPVGIKVQDAYYVFNHLKFTVLVHKFEETNVARVMGTGDGSEVISTVGSTGSETPGYMVVGFEVVPCSIQHTPDSLKNLKMYNKLPSPIKCDPTTVSMAIKENEPLAFSYEVNFVESDIKWPSRWDAYLKMEGAKVHWFSILNSLMVITFLAGIVLVIFLRTVRRDLARYDELDKEAQAQMNEELSGWKLVVGDVFRAPSNPGLLCAMVGDGVQILGMGVVTIMFAALGFMSPASRGTLITGMLFFYMILGVAAGYVSVRLWRTIFCGDHKGWVSVAWKAACFFPGIAFTILTILNFLLWGSHSTGAIPFSLFVVLILLWFCISVPLTLIGGYLGAKAPHIEYPVRTNQIPREIPAQKYPSWLLVLGAGTLPFGTLFIELFFIMSSLWMGRVYYVFGFLLIVMILLVVVCAEVSLVLTYMHLCVEDWKWWWKSFFASGSVAIYIFMYSINYLIFDLKSLSGPVSATLYLGYSLFMVLAIMFATGTVGFLSSFWFVHYLFSSVKLD; encoded by the coding sequence atgggatcttttgatAAATTCAAGATTTGGGTTTTGTTTATCTGTTTGATATCTGAATTGTGTCATGGATTTTATTTGCCTGGTAGTTATCCACATAAATATGGGGTTGGTGATTTCTTGACTGTTAAGGTCAATTCATTGACTTCAATTGATACTGAATTGCCTTATAGTTATTATAGTTTGCCTTTTTGTAAGCCTAATGAGGGTGTTAAGGACAGTGCTGAAAATCTAGGTGAACTTCTTATGGGTGATAGGATTGAGAATTCACCTTATAGGTTTAAGATGTATACAAATGAGACTGAAGTTTTCTTGTGTCAAACAAAACCTTTGTCTGGTGAGGAATTTAAGCTTTTGAAAGAGAGAATTGATGAGATGTATCAGGTTAATTTGATTCTTGATAATTTGCCCGCGATTCGTTATACCAAGAAGGAGAATTACTTCTTGCGTTGGACGGGGTATCCGGTTGGGATTAAAGTCCAAGATGCATACTATGTGTTTAATCATTTGAAGTTTACGGTTCTCGTTCATAAATTTGAAGAGACCAATGTGGCTCGTGTGATGGGTACTGGGGATGGATCGGAAGTGATCTCAACCGTTGGAAGTACAGGATCTGAGACACCTGGATATATGGTTGTTGGATTTGAGGTCGTACCTTGTAGTATCCAGCATacccctgattcgttaaagaacCTTAAAATGTACAATAAGCTCCCGTCTCCAATTAAGTGTGACCCGACAACCGTGTCCATGGCTATTAAAGAAAACGAGCCCCTTGCTTTTAGTTATGAGGTGAACTTTGTGGAGAGTGACATCAAGTGGCCATCGAGATGGGATGCTTATTTGAAAATGGAAGGTGCAAAGGTTCATTGGTTTTCGATCCTCAATTCCCTTATGGTGATTACTTTCTTGGCTGGTATTGTCCTCGTGATCTTTTTGAGAACAGTCCGGAGGGATCTGGCGAGGTATGATGAGCTCGACAAAGAAGCTCAGGCTCAGATGAACGAGGAGTTATCCGGGTGGAAACTTGTCGTTGGTGATGTTTTCCGCGCCCCTAGTAACCCTGGCCTTCTGTGCGCGATGGTTGGGGACGGAGTTCAAATCTTGGGGATGGGTGTAGTGACTATTATGTTTGCTGCCCTTGGATTTATGTCCCCAGCATCTCGAGGAACGTTGATAACAGGTATGCTATTCTTTTACATGATTCTTGGTGTTGCAGCTGGCTATGTTTCCGTTCGTCTCTGGAGGACGATCTTCTGTGGGGACCACAAAGGCTGGGTTTCCGTCGCGTGGAAGGCTGCTTGTTTCTTCCCTGGAATTGCTTTTACTATTCTGACCATATTGAACTTCTTGTTATGGGGTAGTCACAGCACTGGAGCTATTCCGTTTTCTCTATTTGTCGTGCTCATTTTACTTTGGTTCTGTATCTCCGTCCCCCTAACCCTAATTGGTGGCTATCTCGGGGCAAAGGCACCTCATATTGAATATCCAGTCCGAACCAACCAAATCCCACGTGAAATTCCAGCACAAAAATACCCATCTTGGCTTTTGGTTCTAGGTGCAGGCACTTTACCTTTCGGTACTCTTTTCATTGAGCTCTTTTTTATCATGTCGAGTCTATGGATGGGTCGTGTGTACTACGTCTTCGGGTTCCTCCTCATTGTTATGATTCTCCTTGTCGTCGTTTGTGCTGAGGTGTCTCTTGTTTTGACCTACATGCATCTGTGTGTGGAGGACTGGAAATGGTGGTGGAAGTCTTTCTTTGCTTCAGGTTCTGTCGCGATATACATTTTCATGTACTCTATCAACTATCTAATATTCGACCTCAAGAGTTTAAGCGGTCCTGTTTCCGCCACCCTTTACCTCGGATATTCCCTCTTCATGGTCTTGGCGATTATGTTTGCAACAGGCACAGTCGGGTTCCTTTCCTCTTTCTGGTTTGTACATTATTTGTTCTCATCAGTGAAGCTGGATTGA